The following proteins come from a genomic window of Dehalococcoidia bacterium:
- a CDS encoding LLM class flavin-dependent oxidoreductase, translated as MKVKLGVHIPPDGPLTEYARWASEVEPSGFVALGIADSQCLRRDVYPAMTIAALHTKHIRIGPRVTNPLTRHPTVTASCIAAIDELSGGRAFMGIGGGESSVFNAGLPAATIAQIREYSLTVRDLLIKGEAMYQGKPCKLSWAHRRVPIYVAASGPKNLRMAGEIADGIIVGSGLTPEVIADARQRIREGAESAGRRIEDIDIWWMVIAANVDTDRRAAVREVLSSLAGGARMIMRFGSQGKNIPERYLGAMRKLDVAYAPSQHVVRSGAQPNAQLVESLGLTDYLAERFSLAGTPDDVLEKIKRCVDAGADQLWISNHSVDKMGFMKRWATQINARL; from the coding sequence ATGAAGGTCAAGCTCGGCGTTCACATCCCGCCGGATGGCCCCCTGACCGAGTACGCCCGGTGGGCCAGTGAGGTGGAGCCATCGGGCTTCGTCGCCCTGGGCATCGCGGACTCCCAGTGCCTGCGCCGCGACGTGTACCCCGCCATGACAATCGCCGCGCTGCACACGAAGCACATCCGTATCGGCCCGCGCGTGACCAACCCCCTGACGCGCCATCCCACCGTCACCGCGAGCTGCATCGCGGCCATTGACGAGCTGTCCGGAGGCAGGGCCTTCATGGGCATTGGCGGCGGCGAAAGCTCCGTGTTCAACGCGGGCCTTCCCGCGGCCACCATCGCGCAGATACGGGAGTACTCGCTGACCGTACGCGACCTGCTCATCAAGGGCGAGGCCATGTACCAGGGCAAGCCGTGCAAGCTCTCGTGGGCGCACCGGCGCGTGCCTATCTATGTCGCCGCGTCCGGCCCCAAAAACCTGCGGATGGCCGGCGAGATAGCCGATGGCATCATCGTGGGCAGCGGCCTTACGCCGGAGGTCATCGCCGACGCCCGCCAGCGCATCCGCGAGGGCGCGGAGTCCGCCGGACGGCGCATCGAGGACATAGACATCTGGTGGATGGTCATCGCCGCCAACGTGGACACCGACCGCAGGGCGGCTGTGCGGGAGGTCCTTTCGTCCCTGGCGGGCGGCGCGCGCATGATCATGCGCTTCGGCTCCCAGGGCAAGAACATTCCGGAGCGCTACCTGGGGGCGATGCGTAAGCTGGACGTGGCCTATGCGCCGTCTCAGCACGTGGTCCGGAGCGGAGCGCAGCCCAACGCGCAACTGGTGGAGTCCCTTGGCCTCACCGACTACCTTGCCGAGCGTTTCTCCCTTGCCGGCACGCCCGACGACGTGCTGGAGAAGATCAAGCGCTGCGTGGACGCGGGCGCGGACCAGCTCTGGATCAGCAATCACTCGGTTGACAAGATGGGCTTCATGAAGCGGTGGGCAACTCAGATTAACGCGCGACTGTAG
- a CDS encoding Lrp/AsnC family transcriptional regulator yields MPRTRARRRTRAHALDELDYKILLRLQANGRESNAEIARVLDVSEGTIRRRIKRLIDDDVIRVTAVPNPWKIGFEAVALIGLQVELDKMDQVANKLAEMSEVHFVSLTTGTYDIFIWVMVPTAEDLGSFIKTKLAGITGITRSETFINLEIRKRTFGWLS; encoded by the coding sequence ATGCCCCGCACCCGCGCGCGCCGCCGCACCCGCGCCCACGCTCTCGACGAACTCGACTACAAAATCCTTCTGAGACTCCAGGCTAACGGTCGCGAGTCCAATGCGGAGATCGCTCGTGTCCTGGATGTCAGCGAAGGGACGATCCGCCGGCGGATCAAGCGTCTGATTGACGATGATGTCATCCGCGTGACGGCTGTCCCCAACCCGTGGAAGATCGGCTTCGAGGCAGTGGCCCTCATCGGTCTGCAGGTTGAGCTGGACAAGATGGACCAGGTAGCCAACAAGCTGGCTGAAATGAGTGAAGTCCACTTCGTTTCCTTGACCACCGGGACTTACGACATCTTCATCTGGGTGATGGTCCCGACGGCCGAGGATTTGGGCAGCTTCATCAAGACAAAACTGGCCGGCATCACTGGCATCACGCGCAGTGAGACCTTCATCAACCTGGAAATCCGGAAGCGCACCTTCGGCTGGCTGAGCTAG
- a CDS encoding CoA transferase has translation MNAPYKGPLSNYRVLDLGTAWAGSMPGNLLADMGCEVIKVEARQRFDPLRYGPGVVLKEKGRTKEETEQECNGWFHAVNRGKLGITLDLTVPDGRDLFLKLVERSDAIIDNFTPDVLRKFNLHYPVLRRAKPDVILCSISVCGATGPLRDTRAYATTMMAMSGLDNIIGYTGDTEPFDPPIAYGDFNAAIFCAFSILGSLVHRNRTGVGQWIDLSAWESTSTFLMEAIMEHTMNGRVMGPLGNAHPTLAPHGTYPVKGGDKWVSIACDTEEEWRNLCAVIGNPEWTKDERFADKYQRMKNRKGLDAHIGEWTRAYTGYEVTDACQKRGVAAMPVMDTEERLQDPHFKARPTHFDLEHYLFGKETMYRTPWRVGPFTPGQPVPSPRLGEHNDYIYKQLMGVPETERGRLRESGVI, from the coding sequence ATGAACGCACCGTACAAAGGCCCTCTGTCCAATTACCGCGTCCTGGACCTGGGGACCGCGTGGGCGGGATCCATGCCAGGCAACCTCCTCGCGGACATGGGCTGCGAGGTCATCAAGGTGGAGGCGCGGCAACGCTTCGACCCGCTCCGCTACGGCCCGGGAGTCGTCCTGAAAGAGAAGGGACGGACGAAGGAGGAGACGGAGCAGGAGTGCAACGGCTGGTTCCACGCCGTAAACCGGGGCAAGCTGGGCATCACGCTGGACCTCACGGTGCCTGATGGCCGCGACCTGTTCCTCAAGCTGGTGGAACGCAGCGATGCCATCATTGACAACTTCACTCCGGACGTGCTTCGCAAGTTCAACCTGCACTACCCGGTGCTGCGGCGCGCCAAGCCGGATGTCATCCTGTGCTCCATCTCCGTGTGCGGCGCCACGGGACCCCTGCGGGACACGCGTGCCTACGCCACCACCATGATGGCCATGTCCGGGCTGGACAACATCATCGGCTACACGGGCGACACCGAGCCTTTTGACCCGCCCATTGCCTACGGGGACTTCAACGCGGCCATTTTCTGCGCCTTCAGCATTTTGGGTTCGCTGGTGCACCGCAACCGCACGGGTGTCGGTCAGTGGATAGACCTGTCGGCGTGGGAGTCCACCAGCACCTTCCTTATGGAAGCCATCATGGAGCACACAATGAACGGGCGCGTGATGGGGCCTCTGGGCAACGCGCACCCCACGCTCGCGCCTCACGGGACATACCCCGTCAAGGGCGGCGACAAGTGGGTCAGCATCGCCTGCGACACCGAGGAGGAATGGCGCAATCTGTGCGCCGTGATCGGCAACCCGGAGTGGACGAAGGACGAGCGCTTCGCTGACAAGTACCAGCGGATGAAGAACCGCAAAGGTCTGGACGCTCACATCGGTGAGTGGACCCGCGCGTACACGGGCTATGAGGTCACGGATGCGTGCCAGAAGCGGGGCGTTGCGGCCATGCCCGTCATGGACACGGAGGAGCGGCTGCAGGACCCGCATTTCAAGGCCCGGCCCACCCACTTTGATCTGGAGCACTACCTGTTCGGCAAGGAGACGATGTACCGCACGCCCTGGCGCGTCGGGCCGTTTACGCCCGGTCAGCCTGTTCCGTCCCCGCGGCTGGGCGAGCACAACGACTACATCTACAAGCAGCTCATGGGCGTGCCGGAAACAGAGCGAGGCCGCCTGCGGGAGTCGGGCGTCATCTAG